CGTACCACTTCGGTATAATGGGTTTTGAGCTGTACGTCCAGCGGCATCGTTTACCTCTTCTCCTGGGTGTCTAGCGATCCCTCACAGTGGACGCAGACACGGATCTTGCTGCCGTTCTCGAGCAGCTTTTTGCGAATGCGGGTGGGTTTTCCGCAGCTAGGGCAAATCGGGCGCACCTTGGAAGCGTGCAGCGGGGCTTCCTGTTCAGAGAATCCCCCTTGTGGGCGCTGGGGAGTGGGGCGCACGGCCTTTTTGATGAGGTTGACCCCCTCCACGATCACCACCTGTTTGGAGGGCAGCACCGCTTTGACCCTGCCTTTTTCCCCCTTGTGGGAGCCCGAGATCACCACTACGGTATCGCCCTTCTTGACGTGAACCTTGCTCTTTTCCATGGCTTCCTTACAAGACTTCGGGCGCGAGCGAGACGATCTTCATGAAGCCCTTCTCCCGCAGTTCGCGGGCCACCGGTCCAAAAACGCGGGTACCCCGGGGCTCCAGCTGGTTGTTGATGATTACCGCCGCGTTGGTGTCGAAACGGATGGCCGAGCCGTCAGGGCGCTTGACCTCCTTGGTAGTGCGCACCACCACCGCCTTGACCACCTCCCCCTCTTTGACCATGCCGCGCGGGATAGCCTCCTTGACCGAGGCCACGATGACATCGCCCACGCTGGCATACTTGCGGTTGGAGCCGCCCATCACGCGAATGCAGGCAATGCGGCGAGCCCCGGTGTTATCCGCCACCTCCAGTTGGGTTTCCTGTTGAATCATGCTCCACCCCTCTCCTTCCGCAGCAGGTAGCGTTCCACCAGGTCCAAACGGCCCTCCTCGATACGCTTGACCACCCGAAAGCGCTTCCTGGCCGAGATCGGACGGGACTCGATAATCTCCACGATGTCGCCCACCTTGTACTGATCGGCTTCGTCGTGGGCTAGGTAC
The Meiothermus sp. Pnk-1 genome window above contains:
- the rplX gene encoding 50S ribosomal protein L24, whose product is MEKSKVHVKKGDTVVVISGSHKGEKGRVKAVLPSKQVVIVEGVNLIKKAVRPTPQRPQGGFSEQEAPLHASKVRPICPSCGKPTRIRKKLLENGSKIRVCVHCEGSLDTQEKR
- the rpsQ gene encoding 30S ribosomal protein S17, giving the protein MPKKTLTGVVVSDKAAKTVTVLVERQMQHPLYGKVIKQSKKYLAHDEADQYKVGDIVEIIESRPISARKRFRVVKRIEEGRLDLVERYLLRKERGGA
- the rplN gene encoding 50S ribosomal protein L14; this translates as MIQQETQLEVADNTGARRIACIRVMGGSNRKYASVGDVIVASVKEAIPRGMVKEGEVVKAVVVRTTKEVKRPDGSAIRFDTNAAVIINNQLEPRGTRVFGPVARELREKGFMKIVSLAPEVL